The following are encoded in a window of Fluviibacter phosphoraccumulans genomic DNA:
- a CDS encoding glutathione S-transferase N-terminal domain-containing protein has translation MKLLGTPTSPYVRKVRLMLLEKNIPHEYLIDPPREPGSLVVRVNPLGRIPALILDDETCVFDSPVIAEYVDTLNDNPMLIPRDDALARMRVKRWEALADGIMDSAIAVRNERLRPEEKQEPGNITLHNKAIDRALDFASINLVNNTWVNGEKISLGDLALFSTLVYLDLRQPERDWRAAHPLLLAWYRRVAERPSAKISLAEQ, from the coding sequence ATGAAACTACTTGGCACCCCAACCAGCCCGTATGTGCGCAAAGTGCGCCTGATGCTGCTGGAAAAGAATATCCCGCACGAATACCTGATCGATCCACCACGCGAACCGGGCAGCCTGGTGGTACGCGTTAATCCTCTCGGCCGTATCCCTGCCCTGATTCTAGATGATGAAACCTGCGTGTTTGACTCACCGGTGATTGCTGAATACGTCGATACACTCAACGACAATCCGATGCTCATTCCGCGCGATGACGCTCTGGCCCGGATGCGGGTCAAGCGCTGGGAAGCCTTGGCTGATGGCATTATGGATTCGGCTATTGCCGTTCGTAACGAGCGCTTACGCCCCGAAGAAAAACAGGAGCCGGGCAATATCACCCTGCATAACAAGGCAATTGATCGTGCACTCGACTTCGCCAGCATCAACCTAGTCAATAACACATGGGTCAACGGCGAAAAGATTTCGTTAGGTGACTTGGCGCTGTTTAGCACCCTGGTTTATCTGGATCTACGCCAACCGGAACGTGATTGGCGCGCGGCGCATCCGCTACTGCTGGCTTGGTACCGCCGTGTCGCCGAACGGCCGAGCGCAAAAATCTCGCTGGCCGAACAATAA
- the mnmA gene encoding tRNA 2-thiouridine(34) synthase MnmA: MSSTSVKTVVVGLSGGVDSSVAALLLKEQGYRVIGLFMKNWEDDDTDEFCSTRQDLIDVMSVTDILGIDVEVVNFAKEYRDRVFSTFLQEYNAGRTPNPDVLCNAEIKFAAFLDHAISLGADAIATGHYAGLQDFDGKRQLLKAEDGNKDQSYFLYRLNQPQLKPAMFPLAHWLKPEVRAKAEAAGLPVAKKKDSTGICFIGERPFNDFLQRYVPQNPGEILDLDSGKLLGTHQGLAFHTLGQRKGLHIGGIKGNDQGHDKTPGEHDAWYVARKDMATNVLYVVSGHNHPALLVDEVTITDMNWISGEPPHKHWVYTAKTRYRSPDAACEIEQIDEQRAVIRFAAPQWAVTPGQSLVMYESRVCLGGGIIESARMGGRPAGTADLQSLAE, encoded by the coding sequence ATCGGCTTGTTCATGAAGAACTGGGAAGATGACGATACCGATGAGTTTTGTAGTACCCGTCAGGACCTCATCGATGTGATGAGCGTCACTGACATTCTGGGCATTGATGTTGAAGTGGTGAACTTCGCTAAAGAGTATCGCGACCGGGTTTTCTCGACCTTTTTGCAGGAGTACAACGCGGGCCGTACCCCCAATCCGGATGTACTTTGTAATGCCGAGATCAAATTTGCGGCGTTTCTTGATCATGCGATCAGCTTGGGTGCGGACGCCATTGCTACCGGCCACTACGCCGGCTTGCAGGATTTTGATGGCAAGCGCCAGCTACTCAAGGCCGAAGATGGCAACAAAGATCAGAGCTACTTCCTCTATCGCCTGAATCAGCCCCAACTCAAACCCGCCATGTTCCCACTGGCTCACTGGCTCAAACCGGAAGTGCGCGCCAAGGCGGAAGCCGCTGGCTTGCCAGTTGCCAAGAAAAAAGACTCCACCGGTATCTGCTTTATCGGCGAGCGCCCGTTTAACGATTTTCTACAGCGTTACGTGCCACAGAACCCGGGTGAAATCCTCGATCTGGATTCGGGCAAATTATTGGGCACGCATCAGGGCCTGGCTTTCCACACCTTGGGCCAGCGCAAAGGCCTGCATATTGGCGGCATTAAAGGCAACGACCAGGGTCACGATAAAACGCCGGGCGAGCACGATGCCTGGTATGTGGCGCGTAAGGATATGGCGACGAATGTGCTTTATGTCGTGTCGGGCCATAATCATCCGGCATTGCTGGTCGATGAAGTCACCATTACCGATATGAACTGGATTTCCGGTGAGCCGCCGCATAAACATTGGGTCTACACCGCCAAGACACGGTATCGCTCACCCGATGCGGCCTGTGAGATCGAGCAGATTGACGAACAACGTGCTGTGATCCGCTTTGCCGCGCCACAGTGGGCCGTGACGCCGGGGCAATCGTTGGTGATGTACGAGAGCCGTGTTTGTCTAGGTGGCGGCATTATCGAATCCGCGCGTATGGGCGGCCGCCCGGCGGGGACGGCTGATTTACAGTCCCTCGCCGAGTAA